In Alosa sapidissima isolate fAloSap1 chromosome 5, fAloSap1.pri, whole genome shotgun sequence, the genomic stretch TAACAAACAATGGCATATTCTTTCAGTTTGTAGGGATAATCATAACAGAGTATTGCTaactgtttaaaatgtatatagtggAACAATATGGCAATATCAATATCATCAATGTCATCAATCCTTGAGTTACTAGGGTCTTTCATTCCATTGCTACTGAGAAATTTGTATGTTATGGGGAGAGTATACATGATAATTTGCTGGTACTGCcttggcacacacagacacccatacacagagagagagagagagagagagagagagagagagagagagagagagagagagagagagagagagagagagatactgtagacacacaaacacacacacacccaagcaagagagagacaaaaagagacaagagagagagagacagacagacagagagacagacaaacagacaggcagacagacaaacagacagacagacagacagacagacagagaggcactcatgaaaaaaaaactaagTCAAATGTGACCGCCAGCAAATATGTAGCTCATGAGCCTCACTTGGCTTCCATGTCTTTAGGGAATGTTTTGGCACTGTGCGATTTCCTTGGCTCTGAAAGTGTTTCCAGGTGGTCAGTGGtcagtgtgtgtagctgtgggAGGGATGAGCCTGACAGACGGCCTGATTGGCCTGGTCGGGCACGAGGCCGGGGTCTGTCAGAATGGACGTGGAGGTGCTGAGAAGGCGGAGTGAGTTGAGGACAGCTGACCAatcagaaaaagagaaaaacaaaaagaaagatcAAACACAAGGAGGGGttttccagaaagcaggtttagtTAAACATCTGAGTTTGTTAACCCTGAGATTAAGGGAAACTGGTCCAATAAGAGACAAAATCCCTGTGCACTGGCCGTTCTCGGATCCCAAGTACTGGTAATACACAGAAATCATTACCGCACACTGGTTTTATATTACAGATTGTTTATCcctctaaataaataaatgtataatatTACAGATCTACACTCTGTGTAGTCTGTGATATTAGACCAGTGTGCGGTGATGATCTTAATTCAGACTTTGGGTCAGTTAGTGCAGTACTCACTGGGCCTGAGTGCAGGCAGGGAGCAGTGCTGGTCCAGCCAGGAGAGGGTGGTGCGGCACAGCTCCTCCAGACTGGCAGTGGACACTATGCTGTTGTAGGACTCAAACAGAGGCTCAATGATGATGCTGAACTGCAGTGGGGAGCTCAGGAAAATGTCATCTAGCCAGGAAAAAtgtcacagatacacacacacacacacacacacacacacacacacacacacacattcactctctttcctttccttttctattgcatccacatacacacacacacacacacacacacacacacacacacacacacacacacacacacacacacacacacacacacacatacatacgagAGAATAATCCTTTTAGTGATGGTGCTGCAAAGAAAAGGATACAATCCAGAACTTCCAGTTGTGCAGCGTCTGTGCTCTGACATACTCGCGGAACTTCTCCCTCATGTGGTCGAAGCGCTGGGGGGTGATGGGCACCCCGGTGGCAGGGAGCTGCTGCTGACACACACTGCCCAGAGGAGACATTGGTcagtgttatttatttaagcaGGGACAGTGCACAAAAACATTAACCTTGTACAATACTAGGAGAGATGCATTGTGCCAGGTTGTAGCAAATATGGCTAATTTCCCTCCGTAGTCCTTGAGCAGGTAGGCTATGAGACCATGAGACTATTCACATCAGCAGGCCCtttgtattcacacacacactggactgcAGTACACGTCAATGCTCACCTATACACAGTGTTTGTATTCTGACAGGCACAAATACATAAACTCATAACAGCAAAAATTGTACAAACTGAAATAATGTGCACCCTGAAATAAGTACTAAAGTGTTATATGCATACTGCATATAAGAATTTCCTGTTGTTCCCGTAGTGAAATATTTTATCACATTGAAACACATTAAGAAGTCAGTGGATTTCAAATTAGAACACAATAAAAAGATGAGCTGTTTAACACAGGCAGGTGATGCCTCCAACGGACAACTTTATCCTGACTCATTGATCTTGTTTTGCCAGTATCTCACCGAATGGAATTCTGACCTGTGCTAAACCTGTCGACAAGCCTGCAGCTGGTTAGGTGCACTCTCTTTGATAATGACTCTCCTCTGATGACAGAGTTGAGCTCCATGTCCtcccagagacacagagagagagacagagagagacagagagagagacaggcagacatcCCTGACCTGATATCAGAGTTATAAGCCCCATGATCTCCTcccagaaagagagtgagagagacagacagacagacatgtctCTGACCTGATGGTGTTGTTGAGCCCCATGATCTCCCTGAAAgagactgtgagagagagacagacagacaggcagacagacagacatgtctCTGACCTGATGGCGTTGTTGAGCCCCATGATCTCTTCCCTGAGCCGGTGGGCTTCCTCGTGCAGCTGCGCTCGCTCCTGCTGCATCTTACTGACGTAGTCGGCCGTCTTCTGCAGCGTGGTGGCCTTGCTGATCTGAAAACAGAGATACACCGACGTCGTTAGGCCCCTTCGCTTCTCTAATATCAGCTCTTCATGCCACTACAGCACTAGTGACAGCCATGAtattaaaagctgaatgtgaCATCACTCATACCTTTATACTGGGTTGAGAGCTCAGGCTCGTAACAACGCTGTTTAATGTGTCAAAGCCCAGCTTGATGTTAAATCGCCTTTTCTGCTCGGCAGAGATGTGAGTTATCCTTCTGGTTTCAGTCTATAAAACATTTTACCATCAGTCACATATAAATAGGTATATTAGCTACAGGATAACATATGAAAAGGCACTTTAgttaagaaagaaaaaagtcaagtcactttaaggcagggatcacattagccagcggcaagcggcaggttcctattgttctctatggttcggcagtggAACGGTGGCAATGCTGGCGTAACGCTAGTGTTGAagaagctgagcgttgaacttggttctaCTTTCAAAGCGCAATTGTCAATTGTCAGTTAAGGCGAACCGTTTGTGTTACCATAGAAATGAcatagaacttattatggtctgagcattGTGTTACGTTTGCCACTGCCGCTTGCTGATGTGATCCTTGCCTAAATCAACTCATAAACTCATAAATCAATAAAGCAGGTAAAGAGGAAGGGTAGAGCAGGTAAGGTGGGGTTACCCTGTTGGGCTCTGTCTTAGCGTGGCCTGGTACGGAGTGTGGGGACCCTGGGTTGGAGCCCTTCTCTAGCGGGTGTGTGGGAGATGTCTGGCCTGAGCTCCCAGGAaaactcactaacacacacagaacaggcaGCACATCACAAGCTACCCTTGATCGCCCTGACCACCCTGACTGAAGTGTCTACTGCAACCAAGAAACGGCAGAGCATGTGGTGTGGAATATTTCCATTCAGACACTGCAGTGGTGGTAAGTGAGGTTCCTCCTCCTTgaaaagcactatataaatgcaatgtattgttgttgtttacaaTATACTGCTTTATTCAAATACATGTTTTATTAAGTCATGTGCTGTACCTGTTATACCTCTGCCTTCTGTGCCACAGATCTTAACGGGCGAGAGCTTCTCTGTCTTGGGGGTGAGGAGCCCGGGCCCCTGGGTGAGGAGAGCGGACACGGCGGACCCCTGGGAGGCTCCGGCCGGCGCCCCCTGgtggcagagggagagggacggCCCAGAGGAGGACCAGTGGCCGCTCATCTGCATCTGTGGAGCGCCTCGACCAGTGGCCATACTGCTGCCAGCCTGCTCAAAaccaaataaagaaaaaaagttacagaaatatgaatatgaaaagATGTTCTCCTCCTAAGAAAAGCTACAAATGTTCAAACGTCCATTACCCTTACAGGCAGTGAAATAGGAGACTGGGCCCTGGGGCCTTTTGGACCGTGGACAGGTGCATCAAATGACAATGCAGGCTTCCCTAGAGGAAAACAAAAGCAGGATTATTTCTTATTATTCTTCTCACCTTTACATTATCTGTAATTGTGCCATACAATGATAACATTTAGCCAACATGGGATAACATTTTAACCAAGACGGAAACTATATAAGACAAAGCCAGTTGATTTATTATTTATGTATGCATGTCATGCACAGAGACAATATAATCTAAACAGTAAAGGTCAACCCAGCGAGGTCCACTCACGCTCTTGAGTGCTTGCAGAGAGCAGCTTGGCCAGGCAGCTGGTCTGCTGCGGCAGAGTCGGAATGGGAGCGCCAGAGCCGGCCCCGCGGGGGGGACCCTCCGACTTGCGCTTGTGCTTGCCCCGGTTGGTGGGCACCGAGGGCTGCTGGGGCATCGAGAAGAAGTGGGACAGGCTGGGGCAGGGCAGGGTGGGCAGCGAGGGCGGATGGGCCGGCGGGTAGCCCTGGAGGGCACAGGCAGCGGGGAGATAGCCACTGCCACCGCCgccgctgctactgctgctgccggTCAGGCCAGGGCAGTCGTGGAAGCGGGGATCCTGTCCCGGCAGGCTGATGGTGGAGCCGGTGTGGGTGATAACGGTGGAGGTGGACACAGTGCCACCACCGCCACCGCTGCTGTATTTGTGGCAGGGCCCTGGGTAGAGGTAGGGACTCTCGTGGGTGATGATGTTGGGCACTTGAGCGACGGTGGAGGACGCCATGGTGATGGCAGGAGTGATGTAAGCATAAGAGGGGATGAGGCTAGTGGTGCCACACTCATTCTGGGGGCCATAGTCTGTGTGACCTTTGAACTTGGGGTCGCAACCCAAAGCAGCTGGGTCAAATGTCATGTCAGGGGTAAGAGGCTGTCTGTGGTAGTGGGAGCCCGGAATGGTGTCAGATGATGAAGGTGTGGATAGTCGATCAGCTGAAAGACTAGGCTGGAGGGAAATGCACACAGATGACAAGGGAATAATTAATTATGATTGCAAAACAAATGTAtctatgaaacaaaaataaaataacattaatgCTGATGTATCTTTCATGTAAACATTTATATAATGTAAGTTAAGTTAAACTTTATTCTTCTTGTAGGACATTTGTCCCCTGTGCAATTTACCCATGCAGGGTAAACACCATCTCTATATTTATTTAACAGTTGCTTTACAATGTTCTGCACATTGTCCTTCAACTCCAATGAGATGTTGCCTGAGGAGAAAACATtattttctatttctctctgtagACCAGTGCCCAATGAAAGACACAAACTGAAAAGCAAACTGCTTGAGTCCAAGCAAACTGAAAACAACTAGACTTTGAAAAATGTGTTGAGGAATGATTTCCCAGATGCTACAAATATCAAGCCAAAAATCTTTATTTCAACATATATATCCAACAATCCTTACATTTGGCTATTTGACCACCACTACAGATGCATTCAAAAATAGCAAACAAAATAATTGCTTTTCCAAATGATATCTGACATACTACATCGATATTTCAAACAGGGAATTATTTTGTGCGTATATTTTGAAGTTatattacatactgtacattggtTTATTCGTTCAGCTTCATGAAAGGTGATAACAATGTCCATGTCGTGTGTGAAACAGTCACTGGCTGGCCTGGCGTTAGCCTCCTGCAGTGCTGCTGTATCTCACCTGGGAAAGCTGCGTGGGGTCTGTGTGCAGCAGCGAGGTGCTCACAGTGGGGGTGCCGGAGCTGGGGAACGACCCGCCAGCAGAGCTTTCAAAATAGCTACAGTCAGCATAGCTGGCCTGGTCCAGAGCCTGCCCCCGGTAGCTGGTGAAGATGTCTGTGGGGGGAGATGGAACGGACGCCAGAAAGACTGAAGTACACTTTCATCCACTCCCACTAACCAGCAACAATGAAGTAGAGCGATCCCTAGCAtccttaacaacaacaacaacaacaacaactacaactacaaAAGAACAACAATAACTTGATTTTGTATTTTCCCTTGTGTATGTTCTTTCACATCTCGAAAGGCGCTTGATTTTACTGCTTAAAGCTGTGAAGGGGCAAGAAAATGCAGAGAGAAATCAGTACTCATATTGCATCATTCTGCCAATACAAATATGGATGAGTTGTGCATTTTCCCTTCACACAGAACACAACTGACTGCCTACAGCACTGAGTCCCTTTGAAGGGAAATGAGGTTAAAAGTAGGGGACATTCATTGCATAAACTTCAATAAGAAACAATGGACTCCAATcaacatacatacagcatacaaaATTGCTTGTTCCCAACAAAGTTAAAAAAAGAGGAGAAGGTGAAAAAGAGGAACCTTTTCCCCCTGTTCAGCAGTTCCACTAACTTTGTACTTAAAGCCAGTATGCATTATGGAACAATTTGCTCGTTTTGAGGTATGTTTTTATGGGTGACTAGTTTTGGTATCACTTCaactcattttgatggcacaagTGTGCAGTGATCATGTGAGGAATCACACTGTCATTCACACTAGCCCCTCagattatatatacttatttacACTTTTTCAGGAAGTTAGAAATATATTTATTACCATTACTGTAGTACTAACTAGTGAAGGTCCAAATGTTTTCAAAACCTTAGGGTGATTTTTTATAACAGTTGTATAACCCAACAATTAAGAACCTCTATGGCTGCTGCATGTGGTCTATACCTTTATGGACTATTATATTTACATTGGATACATATGAGAAGACATACAGGGCAGGCGGACCCAATGACTTCTGATGACCAAGTAAACTCTGAGTGATTTCGCAACCTCAGTGTGAGTGAATGCCGGTGACCCTGTGGTGATCCTCCAgggtttccctctgtttgtgtgtgtgagtgtggggggtggggggggtgtctCCCTCTCTGGATGCGGAAGCAGCACATGCAGCACTTCACCACatcccctcccacccccacacTTCCACTtttacaccacacaccacccaaCCCACTAACCGACCTCTGATTCACCCGCACAcggtgctgcacacacacacacacacacacacacaccgtacacacacacacaaatacacacacatacacacacacacacacttaatatgCCATAAATAAAGCACTTTCACTTTTAATTCATTCCAGACATGTATTTGCTCTGAAATCACCACTGAATCAAAGCACTAGCAGTTGTTTGTGGGAGGTGCCTTGTCACCTGCCATAAATGCCAGGATAACTACAGTAAAAAGCACAAATATTACAGTCTaagttttcagaaatacatAATATATAGCACTGTGAGTGACTCAAAAAAATGTCTCAACGATAACTCATATGGTGACCAGGTTACTATTTTTCAAAAGGAAGACTGAGCATTAACTGCAACTGAGATTCACATTTTGCGGAGATCAATGATGTTGCAGTTAACAGCCCTAGTGCTGGGTGGACCTACCTGGAATATCCATGAAGTCGTCCAGGCTGGGCTGCAGAGGCGTGAGGCCAGGCTGGATCATGTCTGCATTACTGGTGTAGGCTAAGGAGAATGCAAGGGACATGGCAAAAACCACAGtgttatcgctctctctctgtgtgtgtgtgtgtgtgtgtgtgtgtgtgtgtgtgcacatgtgtccaATACTCTCTGTTAAAGCTTCATATTTGCCTAAATCAGCTAAATTTGtggtgttgtgcatgtgtgtgtgttagggtgtggagactgagtgtgtgtctcttcaAGTATTCATTCATCATGTTCCTTATTTGTCATGATGTGTCCCTCCTAGCTCAGATGACACAAAAACTAGCAAGATGTGGATAACACTTAACCCATTCA encodes the following:
- the LOC121709849 gene encoding carbohydrate-responsive element-binding protein-like isoform X1 yields the protein MAKVDKMSPKFSEHSKENRLPDSESDSDPEDDPLANVGVGPNFGSVLRSQVIHSGHFMVSSPHSDATLRRRKSVVTDFGTVNKTGFQTYKFGPFNSGSLSIDPTLTRLFECMTLAYSGKIVSPKWKSFKGLRLLWWDKIRLNNGIWRAWFIQYVEKRRNPVCGFVTPLEGLEADAHRKPEAIVLEGNYWKRRIEVVIKEYHKWRIYYKKRLQKNKDGLLPMLPKGPIGRAGLEKWSNQMYQEPDPLEELECFLSDISDTLFTMTQKPSSWGDERHSAYTSNADMIQPGLTPLQPSLDDFMDIPDIFTSYRGQALDQASYADCSYFESSAGGSFPSSGTPTVSTSLLHTDPTQLSQPSLSADRLSTPSSSDTIPGSHYHRQPLTPDMTFDPAALGCDPKFKGHTDYGPQNECGTTSLIPSYAYITPAITMASSTVAQVPNIITHESPYLYPGPCHKYSSGGGGGTVSTSTVITHTGSTISLPGQDPRFHDCPGLTGSSSSSGGGGSGYLPAACALQGYPPAHPPSLPTLPCPSLSHFFSMPQQPSVPTNRGKHKRKSEGPPRGAGSGAPIPTLPQQTSCLAKLLSASTQERKPALSFDAPVHGPKGPRAQSPISLPVRAGSSMATGRGAPQMQMSGHWSSSGPSLSLCHQGAPAGASQGSAVSALLTQGPGLLTPKTEKLSPVKICGTEGRGITVSFPGSSGQTSPTHPLEKGSNPGSPHSVPGHAKTEPNRTETRRITHISAEQKRRFNIKLGFDTLNSVVTSLSSQPSIKISKATTLQKTADYVSKMQQERAQLHEEAHRLREEIMGLNNAISVCQQQLPATGVPITPQRFDHMREKFREYVRAQTLHNWKFWIFSIIIEPLFESYNSIVSTASLEELCRTTLSWLDQHCSLPALRPTVLNSLRLLSTSTSILTDPGLVPDQANQAVCQAHPSHSYTH
- the LOC121709849 gene encoding carbohydrate-responsive element-binding protein-like isoform X3, giving the protein MAKVDKMSPKFSEHSKENRLPDSESDSDPEDDPLANVGVGPNFGSVLRSQVIHSGHFMVSSPHSDATLRRRKSVVTDFGTVNKTGFQTYKFGPFNSGSLSIDPTLTRLFECMTLAYSGKIVSPKWKSFKGLRLLWWDKIRLNNGIWRAWFIQYVEKRRNPVCGFVTPLEGLEADAHRKPEAIVLEGNYWKRRIEVVIKEYHKWRIYYKKRLQKNKDGLLPMLPKGPIGRAGLEKWSNQMYQEPDPLEELECFLSDISDTLFTMTQKPSSWGDERHSAYTSNADMIQPGLTPLQPSLDDFMDIPDIFTSYRGQALDQASYADCSYFESSAGGSFPSSGTPTVSTSLLHTDPTQLSQPSLSADRLSTPSSSDTIPGSHYHRQPLTPDMTFDPAALGCDPKFKGHTDYGPQNECGTTSLIPSYAYITPAITMASSTVAQVPNIITHESPYLYPGPCHKYSSGGGGGTVSTSTVITHTGSTISLPGQDPRFHDCPGLTGSSSSSGGGGSGYLPAACALQGYPPAHPPSLPTLPCPSLSHFFSMPQQPSVPTNRGKHKRKSEGPPRGAGSGAPIPTLPQQTSCLAKLLSASTQERKPALSFDAPVHGPKGPRAQSPISLPVRAGSSMATGRGAPQMQMSGHWSSSGPSLSLCHQGAPAGASQGSAVSALLTQGPGLLTPKTEKLSPVKICGTEGRVSFPGSSGQTSPTHPLEKGSNPGSPHSVPGHAKTEPNRTETRRITHISAEQKRRFNIKLGFDTLNSVVTSLSSQPSIKISKATTLQKTADYVSKMQQERAQLHEEAHRLREEIMGLNNAISVCQQQLPATGVPITPQRFDHMREKFREYVRAQTLHNWKFWIFSIIIEPLFESYNSIVSTASLEELCRTTLSWLDQHCSLPALRPTVLNSLRLLSTSTSILTDPGLVPDQANQAVCQAHPSHSYTH
- the LOC121709849 gene encoding carbohydrate-responsive element-binding protein-like isoform X2 — encoded protein: MAKVDKMSPKFSEHSKENRLPDSESDSDPEDDPLANVGVGPNFGSVLRSQVIHSGHFMVSSPHSDATLRRRKSVVTDFGTVNKTGFQTYKFGPFNSGSLSIDPTLTRLFECMTLAYSGKIVSPKWKSFKGLRLLWWDKIRLNNGIWRAWFIQYVEKRRNPVCGFVTPLEGLEADAHRKPEAIVLEGNYWKRRIEVVIKEYHKWRIYYKKRLQKNKDGLLPMLPKGPIGRAGLEKWSNQMYQEPDPLEELECFLSDISDTLFTMTQKPSSWGDERHSAYTSNADMIQPGLTPLQPSLDDFMDIPDIFTSYRGQALDQASYADCSYFESSAGGSFPSSGTPTVSTSLLHTDPTQLSQPSLSADRLSTPSSSDTIPGSHYHRQPLTPDMTFDPAALGCDPKFKGHTDYGPQNECGTTSLIPSYAYITPAITMASSTVAQVPNIITHESPYLYPGPCHKYSSGGGGGTVSTSTVITHTGSTISLPGQDPRFHDCPGLTGSSSSSGGGGSGYLPAACALQGYPPAHPPSLPTLPCPSLSHFFSMPQQPSVPTNRGKHKRKSEGPPRGAGSGAPIPTLPQQTSCLAKLLSASTQERKPALSFDAPVHGPKGPRAQSPISLPAGSSMATGRGAPQMQMSGHWSSSGPSLSLCHQGAPAGASQGSAVSALLTQGPGLLTPKTEKLSPVKICGTEGRGITVSFPGSSGQTSPTHPLEKGSNPGSPHSVPGHAKTEPNRTETRRITHISAEQKRRFNIKLGFDTLNSVVTSLSSQPSIKISKATTLQKTADYVSKMQQERAQLHEEAHRLREEIMGLNNAISVCQQQLPATGVPITPQRFDHMREKFREYVRAQTLHNWKFWIFSIIIEPLFESYNSIVSTASLEELCRTTLSWLDQHCSLPALRPTVLNSLRLLSTSTSILTDPGLVPDQANQAVCQAHPSHSYTH